From Parcubacteria group bacterium:
AAAATTAAAGATAAAAAAGCCATCAGGGGAATTATACGGGAGCTGATAGGAATTCTTAAGAAAAATAAGAAAGATCTTTTTGCTTTAAATAAGATATGCACGCAAGATGCTCTGTGTTGGATAAAAGAAGATTGGGAAAACGTTATTGATTATTTGAAAAACTATGAAAGAAATAATGAAAAAAATTTTTCAAAAAAAATAAAACCAAAGGGATCCGTTTTGATAATTCTTTCATATAATGAACCGTTGTTATTATCAATAATACCAATATTGAATGCTTTGATTGGTGGCAATAGCGTAAAGCTTAAACCTAGCAGGAAGGCACGAGAAATTATTAAAAAAATCTGGCTAGATTCCGGTATAATATTGAAATATAATTTAGATTTAGTGATCTTATTCGACGTTGCTCCTCAGTTGGTTGGACAGCAAATCAAACTGGTCAATGCGGTTTATTTTTTTGGGGGACATGATGTTGCTAGAGAGATATCGAAATTATGTGCAGATAATTTTGTTGAATTTTTTCCAGAAATTGAAACGGCTGATTGTAAGGTGTTAAATATGAAAAGCAGAAAAGACTTTAATCTGGAGCGAGATATTTCGTTAACCTTGCGTGAGTCTTTTTCTCACGCCGGACAGATCTGTCATAGGATCCAGGGGGTTGTCATAGTGGGTAGTTTATATCATCAATATGTTGACTCATTGAAAAAGCAATTCTTAGTATTGGGCGGTAGCAACTCGCAATGTTTTA
This genomic window contains:
- a CDS encoding aldehyde dehydrogenase family protein; the protein is MSNYKIKDKKAIRGIIRELIGILKKNKKDLFALNKICTQDALCWIKEDWENVIDYLKNYERNNEKNFSKKIKPKGSVLIILSYNEPLLLSIIPILNALIGGNSVKLKPSRKAREIIKKIWLDSGIILKYNLDLVILFDVAPQLVGQQIKLVNAVYFFGGHDVAREISKLCADNFVEFFPEIETADCKVLNMKSRKDFNLERDISLTLRESFSHAGQICHRIQGVVIVGSLYHQYVDSLKKQFLVLGGSNSQCFTEDYKIDRDYLKKAICDIEDAHPEELICSNEEIGIPLLVVSPEKDCEFVKKAYFLPILWVIGFNSEKELLTFLNSRKYYLGLNIFSDDNAFVEFIIGSTKFSRYTINTAHTKIRSYEGWGGVWPSGYGGYKSWLEHFTNPYTIVRK